DNA from Danaus plexippus chromosome 6, MEX_DaPlex, whole genome shotgun sequence:
ttcAAGCAATGTTATAATTGTCTAATAATGTttacttctatatttaaaaattacatgctCGTGATAAAGAAAGATGAATGGAATAGAAATACGATTTTTGTAACAGAAAAGTTCTTTAAGAAGTAACATTAATTGCAgatgaaagttttaaataagtaaaaaagtgTTCAGGCAAATAAAACCATGTTTTCTGTTAATTGACTTTCTTATTGCAATCaaatattgcaaaaatttcattttaatcatttCAATTATACCGAAATGTGTTAAGGGAACATTGAAAAATCAACACCAATGAAAAAGTTTGATATACTAAACCTAAAAAGCAATATACaatctcaaataatatatgaaaactcTTTAATGAatcttatttgtaattaaaaatattttttattaaaaataaaattaaaaacaatattttttttttaatatacactaCACATGATAGTTTATGATTTGTAATTGCAACTgctaattcaaaataaatttattcattaaaggCATTTTTTCGTTTGTTTACCAATCTAAtgcttaagaaaatataaataaatcgtcTCAAAGATATTTGACATTGGTGTTTTTGATGAAATAAGGAATACAATAGAAcacaatacaatatacattacTAACCCCGTTGTGAATTTCCAAACAAGAATGTAGAGAAAGTTATGAACCAATTAAACTCAAAGGTTTTACTTACGTAGGtgcaaaacaataataatgcaTTATCCGAGCATACACAACGATTTAATGTCGATAATGAATCATTTAACTGCTAAATAATTTAGCTGAAAATCAAAATAGCGGCATAACCGAGCTTGTATATGTAAGTACAATGTGtccgtatttaaaaaaaaactagttaataacttaatactaTTGGttgaaaagtttaaaacaatgtcaaaatataatagtaaaactCCCATAATAGATGGATTagaaaattactaataaatatttttttattttatatcttaagattagaaaactaattaaaagatttttattatagtatattattatttttcaatgtagCAAGTTcacgataaaaataaagcagCTGAACatacataacattaatattttgtcattttaacATTAGTATGTAAGGAACTTAAATTTACGGAATTGGCAGTTACTAGTGTTAGTTTTGCAGCAATTCAatagtcttaaaaataaaatgacaaagcGTGTGTAACCTATGTGTATCCAAACACAAGAGTTTGGATACACGTAAGTTTTTGATGACTTAATGTTacgtcaaatttaaaaattttactccaatcatttcctttaataataaaagataaaatggaCCAttgtgaacaaaaaatatattttttaacataaacatattaaagaaCACAGTTgtggtattaaaaaatattcaaaattaataacttactAGTGAATGCGAAAATGGCATCTGATACTTTTCTTTACTTTGCCTATGGAAGTAATTTACTGAAAAAgagaatacatataaataatcctACAGCAGTATTTATTGGTATTGGAAAGCTGAACGTAAGTAGTCAACTCTAAtcgaattatattatagctatgatatgattattataatttttcaacctTATTGGTGACAGGAACACCAGctggattttataaaatattctgataaTTGGCGTGGATCATCAGCAACTATTATTCCAActcaaaatcattatatttgggGTGCCGTTTGGAGATTACACAATAATGATATGAAATCATTAGACcggtaaaactttttttttgttatattttacataatagtaTATTAACATTCTTATaagattatgttaaaatacttGAATACAGAAACCAAGATAAACTACCTAACttgttctaaaaatattattgttagcAATTTAGAGCAAGAGTTTTGTtgtgtattaatataagtaatgagAAGCACCtatgaattttcataattttactttcaGCTGTAGTTCTAGTGGTCATAAGATATCTAGACAAACCTATACTTTTGTTATACAACactataattcttataattttgaacCAAATTAACAaccatcaaaattatttaacaattgttATGTGAATAGACAgaacttttttctttatcaaaaGATTTCAACCTGTAATACTGTTTCAGGCAAGAAGGTGTCGAGTCGAACTGGTATTTTCCTAAAAGTGTTGACATTGTTACACCGGAaggtgaaaaattaaaatgtcgaACTTACCAACAAACTATAAATCCCCCTCCCAGAGCCCCTGGAGAAGAATTACCTATAGAAAGGAGACCTTCTAGTACTTACATGGATTGTATAATAAAGGGGGCCATTGAATGTAATTTGCCAGaagattatataatgaaattgaagAAAATTCCTCATAATGGACAAAAAGCCAGCCAAAAAATGATTGAAAAGTTAAACTTGTAACTTGTTAAGTTTCACTGTATGATGTATCccagttattataaatttattgtatgaatatttaaataaagaatacacTATTAAAGTTCCTTGTATCTTACTGGCTggttgttttatgtttttatacaaatgtcaaaaaaaaaaaacatttcaattccTTCAACCCAGCTTCACTCAAAACAGACAAATATGTTGAGAACAGATATTTACAAACCTGAAACGTTCTTATACTTTTCTTACGGCAGCAATATGTTTTCGTTTAGAATACACATGAATAATCCATCAGCGGAATTTGTATCAATAGCAAGACTTGATGTAAGCAGCTCTCCATTTGTTGACACAtagttaaagttaaataactttctctTCACCTccctaacattttaaaaaacgcGCTTTGTTCATTCTTCACTCAATGTCTCATAGTTATTGTAACTAATAAAGAATTACAGgttagattttataaagtattccAAATTCTGGGGAGGACCTACGGCTACCATCGTGCCGACTGCGAACGCCCAAGTGTGGGGCGTTATATGGCGCTTGGACGTAGACAAATTGTCGATTTTGGATGAGTgagaaaattcttttaaatactgattcataacttatataaatttaaaatgtgtttaacTACTTCACAACTAATTTAATCGGATGCCTTTGAAATTTACTCCTTATTGCTCATAACGAAGTTGCTAATAATTACCCagatttatttcttactttattcttgtaatattaagaaatttataatatagccttaaaatgtttttctatacaggcAAGAGGGCGTAGAACGTAAAATTTACTACCCAACTCACGTTCAAGTACTCACACCTTACATGGGGTCTTTTACTTGTCGTGTTTACATCCACAAGGTCAATCCGTTGCCTAGAGGAGACAATGACGTCATACCTGTCGAGCGCTGGCCTTCTTGGACTTACAAAGAAGTTATCATTATAGGTGCAATGGAGCACGAGCTGCCAGAATACTATATACAGagtttagaaaaaattaaagacaaCGGGGAAAGGGGATGCCTCAAGATGTATAGTCTACTGATACGATATGCTAATGACGCTCCTTGCGTCTGTCCTCTCCCGCGCCGGATACCGAAACCACCAGTATTAGACTTGCGAGCATTGAGGGAGCGGAACAGAGAGGGGGTTGAAGATTAAGCcatgtcaaaaaaaatattgacgaaGGCAAGGAAATAATATTCGGGGTTTAAAGTGGTTTCACAtatcttaatgtttttattctcaagaaaatttatgtacaaaataataaaagacattaaattaaaaaatcaattttattttaagaacgtTATAGACcttgtttttattaacttggtataaaatataatatttaaacaaggGTCGTTTTAGGATACATCGATATTCAAAACTATTATCGCTAGTTCTGTaactttcattaatataaatat
Protein-coding regions in this window:
- the LOC116778770 gene encoding gamma-glutamylcyclotransferase-like, which translates into the protein MASDTFLYFAYGSNLLKKRIHINNPTAVFIGIGKLNEHQLDFIKYSDNWRGSSATIIPTQNHYIWGAVWRLHNNDMKSLDRQEGVESNWYFPKSVDIVTPEGEKLKCRTYQQTINPPPRAPGEELPIERRPSSTYMDCIIKGAIECNLPEDYIMKLKKIPHNGQKASQKMIEKLNL
- the LOC116778768 gene encoding gamma-glutamylcyclotransferase-like isoform X2, whose product is MLDFIKYSKFWGGPTATIVPTANAQVWGVIWRLDVDKLSILDEQEGVERKIYYPTHVQVLTPYMGSFTCRVYIHKVNPLPRGDNDVIPVERWPSWTYKEVIIIGAMEHELPEYYIQSLEKIKDNGERGCLKMYSLLIRYANDAPCVCPLPRRIPKPPVLDLRALRERNREGVED
- the LOC116778768 gene encoding gamma-glutamylcyclotransferase-like isoform X1; its protein translation is MSKKKNISIPSTQLHSKQTNMLRTDIYKPETFLYFSYGSNMFSFRIHMNNPSAEFVSIARLDNYRLDFIKYSKFWGGPTATIVPTANAQVWGVIWRLDVDKLSILDEQEGVERKIYYPTHVQVLTPYMGSFTCRVYIHKVNPLPRGDNDVIPVERWPSWTYKEVIIIGAMEHELPEYYIQSLEKIKDNGERGCLKMYSLLIRYANDAPCVCPLPRRIPKPPVLDLRALRERNREGVED